The Mycolicibacterium parafortuitum nucleotide sequence CTCCTCGATGATGGTGCCCGAGGCCTTCGCCCATCGGACGGCCCGCTTGCGGCCGCCGTGGGATTCCTTGTGGCTGCTGCGCTTCTCCACCGGGATGCCGTCGACCTCGACGAGCTTGTACACCATGCCCGCCGTGGGGGCGCCCGATCCGGTGACCACCGAGGTCCCGACGCCGTAGAGGTCGACCGGTTCGGCGCGCAGCGCGGCGATCGCGAACTCGTCGAGATCGCCGGACACCACGATCTTGGTCCCGGTGGCGCCCAGTGCGTCCAGCTGCTCGCGGACCTGGCGGGCCAGCACGCCGAGATCGCCGGAGTCGATCCGGACCGCCCCGAGCCGGGGGCCGGCCACCTCGACCGCGTTGGCGACACCGGCGGTGATGTCGTAGGTGTCGACGAGCAGTGTGGTGTCCACGCCGAGGGCCTCGACCTGCGCGCGGAACGCCGCCTTCTCCCAATCCGACGGCGTGGTGCCTGCCCCGGTGGTGTGCAGCAGCGTGAACGCGTGCGCGCTGGTGCCCAGCGCCGGTACGCCGTGACGGCGCTCGGCCTCCAGGTTCGACGACCCGGCGAACCCGGCGAGATAGGCGGCCCGCGCGGCGGCGACCGCGGCCTGCTCGTGGGCGCGCCGCGACCCCATCTCGATCAGCGGGCGGCCTGCGGCGACGCTGACCATCCGCGCCGCGGCGGAGGCGACCGCGGCGTCGTAGTTGAAGATCGACAGCGCCATGGTCTCCAGCACCACGCATTCGGCGAACGTCCCGTGCACCGACAGCACCGGTGAACCCGGGAAATACAGTTCGCCTTCGGGATAGCCGTCGATGTCGCCGGCGAACCGGTAGCCGGCCAGGTACTCCAGGGCGGCCGGCTCGAGGAAGCTCTCCAGCACGGAGAGCTCGGTGTCGTCGAATCTGAACGCCTGCAACGCTTCCACGAAGCGGGCCGTACCCGCGGTGACGCCGTAGCGCCTGCCCTCGGGAAGCCGGCGGGCGAACACCTCGAACGAACACCGCCGGTGCGCGGTGCCGTCCCGCAGCGCGGCGGCAAGCATGGTGAGCTCGTACTTGTCGGTCAGCAACGCCGTCGACGCCGCGCGGTCCTGCCGCGTCGGTCTGCCCGGAGGCGAGGTGGTCACGACCCAACCGTATCGGGTTCGGAGCACCTTCAGAGCGGCACTACGCTCCCGGTATCCTGGCCGCATGGTGACGCCGGCGAAGGCCCAACCGGGGACTCGCGAAGACCGTGATGTCAGTGAGGACGCCGCCAGCGACGCACCATGGGTGACCATCGTCTGGGACGACCCGGTCAACCTGATGACCTACGTGACCTACGTGCTGCAGAAGCTCTTCGGTTACTCCGAGCCGCATGCGACGAAGTTGATGTTGCAGGTGCACAACGAGGGCAAGGCGGTGGTCTCGGCGGGCAGCCGGGAATCCATGGAAAGAGATGTATCCAGGCTCCACGCCGCAGGGCTGTGGGCGACGCTGCAACAGGACCGTTGAAGACGCTGTGCGTAAATGGAAGCGGGTCGATGGTCCCGGCGGGCCCCGGTTTCGGTCGGCGCTGGCCCCTCACGAGGCCGAGCTGCTGAGCAGCCTGGTCACCTCGATACTCGGGATGCTCGACGACCGGGAAGCGTCCGCACCGCTCGACGAACTCGCCGAGATCACCGGCATGCGGACCGGCAATTCTGTTCCGCCGCAAGACGATACGATGAAGCGCCTGCTTCCGGACTTCTATCGGCCCGCGACCCAGCACCCGGCCGGTTCGGCTGCCGCCGAAAGCCTGAACAGCGCGCTGCGCAGCCTGCACGAGCCCGAGATCCTGGACGCGAAACGGGAAGCGGCGCAACGTGTGCTGGACACCGTTCCCGCCGGCGGCGGGCGGTTCGAGCTTTCCGAGGACGAGGCCCAGGCCTGGGTCGCCGCCGTCAACGACGTCCGGCTGGCGTTGGGCACGATGCTGCAGATCGGGCCGGACGGCCCCGACCGGCTGCCGAGCGAGCATCCGCTGGCCGGCCACCTGGACGTCTACCAGTGGTTGACGGTGTTGCAGGAGTACCTGGTGGTGTCGCTGATGGGGTCCCGATGAGCAGAGGGTCCCGATGAGCGCTTGCGCGAAGAGCAGAGGGTCCCGATGAGCGGATCGATCAGCGACGTGGGTGGCATCCTCGTCGGCCATCATCACGCGATCGACGCCGACGCGACGCTCGGCTCGGGCTGGGCCACCGGGACCACCGTCGTGCTGACACCCCCGGGAACCGTCGGCGCGGTCGACGGCCGCGGCGGTGCCCCCGGCACCCGCGAGACCGACCTGCTGGATCCGGCGAACTCCGTGCGCCATGTCGACGGCGTCGTCCTCACCGGCGGCAGTGCCTTCGGGCTGGCGGCCGCCGACGGCGTGATGGCGTTCCTCGAAGAACAGGGGCGCGGCGTCGCGATCGAGAATGGCGTGGTGCCGATCGTGCCCGCCGCGGTCATCTTCGATCTGCCGGTCGGTGGCTGGCAGTGTCGCCCGGACGCCGACTACGGCTACCGGGCCGCGCAGTCGGCGAGCACCGATGTGGGCATCGGCACAGTCGGCGCCGGGGCGGGGGCGCGCGCCGGCGTGCTCAAAGGTGGTGTCGGCACGGCGTCGGTGACGCTGGACTCCGGGGTGACCGTCGGGGCGCTCGTGGTCGTCAACTCTGCGGGCGACGTCATCGACCCGGAGACGGGGCTGCCGTGGCTGGCGTCGCACGTCGAGGAGTTCGGGCTGGTGGCCCCGCCCGCGGACGAACGCGGCGCGTACGCCGACCGGCACCGCGAGCTCAGCCCGCTGAACACCACGATCGCGGTGGTCGCCACCGACGCCGCACTCAGCAAGGCCGCCTGCCGGAGGGTGGCCGTCGCCGCCCAGGACGGTCTGGCCCGCACCATCAATCCGTGCCATACGCCGCTGGACGGCGACACGGTGTTCGCGCTGTCGACCGGGGCCGTCGAGGTGAACCCGGACCCCACCACCCCGGCGTCGATGACCCCGGAACTGCCGCTGATGACCGCTGTCGGCGCGGCCGCGGCGGAGGTGTTGGCACGCGCGGTCCTGATCGGAGTGCTGGCCGCCGAGAGCGTCGCCGGAATACCGACATACCGTGAACTGTTGCCCGGAGCGTTTGAGTGAATCACCGGGAGAGGGGAGCCGGACCTTGCTGACGATTCGTGCCGACCTGGTCGAGGCCATGGTCGAGCATGCCCGGGCCGACCACCCGGACGAGGCCTGCGGCATCATCGCCGGGCCCGAAGGGTCTGACCGGCCGGAGCGGTTCA carries:
- a CDS encoding nicotinate phosphoribosyltransferase; protein product: MTTSPPGRPTRQDRAASTALLTDKYELTMLAAALRDGTAHRRCSFEVFARRLPEGRRYGVTAGTARFVEALQAFRFDDTELSVLESFLEPAALEYLAGYRFAGDIDGYPEGELYFPGSPVLSVHGTFAECVVLETMALSIFNYDAAVASAAARMVSVAAGRPLIEMGSRRAHEQAAVAAARAAYLAGFAGSSNLEAERRHGVPALGTSAHAFTLLHTTGAGTTPSDWEKAAFRAQVEALGVDTTLLVDTYDITAGVANAVEVAGPRLGAVRIDSGDLGVLARQVREQLDALGATGTKIVVSGDLDEFAIAALRAEPVDLYGVGTSVVTGSGAPTAGMVYKLVEVDGIPVEKRSSHKESHGGRKRAVRWAKASGTIIEEIVHPADRPAPDVPVDLAARPLTVPLVRHGEPVAELDLHSARARVRDGLLSLPWDGLKLSRGDAAIPTRIIAPTPGRS
- the clpS gene encoding ATP-dependent Clp protease adapter ClpS, yielding MVTPAKAQPGTREDRDVSEDAASDAPWVTIVWDDPVNLMTYVTYVLQKLFGYSEPHATKLMLQVHNEGKAVVSAGSRESMERDVSRLHAAGLWATLQQDR
- a CDS encoding oxidative stress transcriptional regulator AosR — its product is MRKWKRVDGPGGPRFRSALAPHEAELLSSLVTSILGMLDDREASAPLDELAEITGMRTGNSVPPQDDTMKRLLPDFYRPATQHPAGSAAAESLNSALRSLHEPEILDAKREAAQRVLDTVPAGGGRFELSEDEAQAWVAAVNDVRLALGTMLQIGPDGPDRLPSEHPLAGHLDVYQWLTVLQEYLVVSLMGSR
- a CDS encoding P1 family peptidase — its product is MSGSISDVGGILVGHHHAIDADATLGSGWATGTTVVLTPPGTVGAVDGRGGAPGTRETDLLDPANSVRHVDGVVLTGGSAFGLAAADGVMAFLEEQGRGVAIENGVVPIVPAAVIFDLPVGGWQCRPDADYGYRAAQSASTDVGIGTVGAGAGARAGVLKGGVGTASVTLDSGVTVGALVVVNSAGDVIDPETGLPWLASHVEEFGLVAPPADERGAYADRHRELSPLNTTIAVVATDAALSKAACRRVAVAAQDGLARTINPCHTPLDGDTVFALSTGAVEVNPDPTTPASMTPELPLMTAVGAAAAEVLARAVLIGVLAAESVAGIPTYRELLPGAFE